The DNA region CACGCGGTGCTGCCGCACATGCACGCCGCGGCGTGGGACACGCTGCTCACCCTGCTGCGCGAGCTGGCCGCCGCCCACCCGGACCGGATGCGGCTCACCCGGGACCCGGCCGGCACCGGCGCCCGGGACGGGTGGCGCTGGGAGAACGACCTGCTCGGCGTGGTGCAGGAGTTCACCTACGGCGACGACACGACGCTGCCCACCGAGCCGCTGGCCTGGATCGCCGGCCAGGTCCAGGAGGACATCGTCCTGCTGGACCAGCGCAACGACTCGTTGTGGGGCGATGCCGGCGTGGTCACCTTCGCCGCCGACTGGAGCTTCGGCTTCGACGTCGGGATGAGCTTCCTGGAGATCCACGGCCCGGTCCCACGGCTGCGCGAGATGGGGGTGATCACCCGCGCCCACGAGTTCCTCAAGCGCCTGCAGCCGCACCAGCCCTACCGGAGGACCAACTGGACGCTCACCATCGGCCGCCGCCTGGATGTCTCCACCGAGCTCTATCCGGAGTGGGGCCCGGACCGGGCGATGATCGCCGACGTCGACGACGCGACGTTCGGCCGGCTGGTCCACCTCCGCGTCGAGGTCCAGCACCTGATCCGCCTACCCGAGTCCGCAGCGATCTGCTTCCTGATCCGCACCTACCTGCTGCCGCTGGAGCAGTTGGCGACGGTCGACGCGTGGCGCTTGCGGACCGCGGCGGTCCTCGAGGACCTGCCCGAGGACATGGCCGACTACAAGGGCATCATCAAGTACCGCGACCGGGCCGCCGCCTGGCTGCGCGCGGCGGGACCCGGTCGATGAGCGGCTCCGCTCCGCACGGGCGGGTCGCGGAGTGGCCCGACCCGGCGGCCGGCTCGTTCCTGATCGTCTCCGTCGGCGCCGACCCGGTCACCGCGGCGCGCACCGCCGGGCGCACCGCCGACGCCGAGGCGATCGGCAGCACCCGGCTGGTGGTGCTGGACGACGTCGACCACCCCGCCGACGCCGCCGCGCTCGCCGATGCGCTGGCCGCGGCCCGCACCGGCGTCCGGATCCTCCTGCTCGGCGGCCGCTACGACGTCCTGCAGGCGGCCGCACGAGCCCGGGAGGCTGGTGCGATCCCGGCGGAGATCACTCTCGAGACCACCCACGCCGTCGACCTCCCAGTCTACTGCGCGCACTGCCGCGGCACCCATCGGGTCGCCGCCGACCCCGGCGAACGGGTGCTGTGCCCCGGGTGCGCCCGGCTGCTCGAGATCCACGACCACCTCGCCGGCACGCTCGGCGCCTTCCTGGCCTCCGACACCGGCGAGGCGCCGGTCCGCGCCGGGGACCGGGGCGGACCGGGGCTGGGCGGAGCGGAGCTGGACGGAGCGGGGCACGGCGACCGGGCGTTCGTCGGATGAGCGCCGCGAGCGTGGGCCGGGCGCCGGCCACGGACCCGTCGCTGCACCGCCACCCGGCCTACGTCACCCGCCGCCGCCCCCTGCGGGTGGTCGCGATGACGCCGTTGACCCCCGACATCACCCACTTCCGCCTCGCGGATCCGTACGACGCCCGCCTGGCGTCGTACCAGCCCGGGAGCCATCTGGTGGTGAGCGCCGGCGACCGGCGCAACGCCTACTCCCTGGTCGACGACGGGATGGAGCCCGACAGCTACGGGATCTCCGTGCTGCGCCGCGGTGACGGCGGTGGCTCGGACTGGCTGCACGACACCCTGGCCGCCGGGGACCTCGTCGACGTGGAGGGGCCGAGGTCGATGTTCGCGCCGGTCCTCGACCAGCGGCACGCGCTGCTCGTGGCCGGGGGGATCGGGGTGACGCCGGTGCTCTCCCACGCCCGAGCGCTCGCCGATCGCGGTGGCAGCGCCACCGTCGTCTACTCCTACCGGCCCGGCCACGCGGCACACCTGGCGGACCTGCGCGCGCTGGCCGCCTCGCGGCCCCGGATCGAGCTGCTCGAGGCGGTCACGGTCGAGGAGACGCTGGCGGTGCTGCGCGCCGCCTTCGCCGACCAGCCCCTCGGCACCCATGCCTACGCCTGCGGCCCGGTGCCGATGCTGGACAGCTATCTCGCGCTGGGCGCCGGTGCCGGGTGGCCTCCCGGCCGGCTGCACCTGGAGCGGTTCACCGCGCCCGAGCAGGACCCGGGCAGCCCGTTCCGCGTGCTGCTCGCCTCCTCCCGGACCGTCCTCGACGTCGCGCCCGGCGTGTCCGTGCTCCAGGTGCTCGCCGATGCCGGGGTCGAGGTACCCAGCATGTGCCGCCAGGGCGTGTGTGGCGAGTGCCGGCTCCCGGTCCGGGCCGGCGTCATCGAGCACCGCGACCTGGTGCTCACCGAGGACGAGAGGCAGTCGGGCGAGGTGATGCTCTGCTGCGTCTCCCGCGCACCGGCGACGACGACCATCGAGGTGGACCTGTGAGCGTCACGACCAGCACCGACAGCACCGACCGCACCGGCAGCACCGGCGACCTCGGCGGGCGACCGCTGACCCCGGCCGCAGCGGCGTTCCTCGCTGCGCCGGTGGATCATTGCGCGAGGCTGCCCTGGCCGTTCCCGGACGACACCTCGTCGTTCCGCTACAGCGTCAACGTGGATCCCGCGATGGTGCCGCGGACGACTGCCGCGGGCGAGTGGGGGCGCACCGTGTGCGACCTCGGTGGGGCCGACTACCCGGTGATCATGGCCGCGCGCCGGCGCATCCTGGATGCCGACCCGCACCGGGTGAAGATGCGACCCGGCATGGAGCCCGCGGCCTGGGACCTGCTGCTCTACTACCTGCGCGACCTCGCAGGCGCGCATCCCGACGTGCTGCGCCTCGACGAGCACGTCGGCGGCGACCGGCGACGCTTCCACTGGCGCAACGACCTGCTCGGCACCGACCAGGGGTTCACGCTGGGGAGTGGGACTCGATCCCCGGCGGCCCGCTCGACTTCCTGGCCCGCGAGGTGCCGGACGACCTGCTGCTGGTCACCGAGCGCGACGGCCGGCTCTACTTCGACGCGGGCGCGGTCACCTTCGCCGCCGCCTGGTCGGTCTCCTTCGACGTCGGCATGGACATGTACGAGATCCACGCC from Nocardioides sambongensis includes:
- a CDS encoding dimethylamine monooxygenase subunit DmmA family protein — its product is MSGSAPHGRVAEWPDPAAGSFLIVSVGADPVTAARTAGRTADAEAIGSTRLVVLDDVDHPADAAALADALAAARTGVRILLLGGRYDVLQAAARAREAGAIPAEITLETTHAVDLPVYCAHCRGTHRVAADPGERVLCPGCARLLEIHDHLAGTLGAFLASDTGEAPVRAGDRGGPGLGGAELDGAGHGDRAFVG
- a CDS encoding PDR/VanB family oxidoreductase, whose translation is MSAASVGRAPATDPSLHRHPAYVTRRRPLRVVAMTPLTPDITHFRLADPYDARLASYQPGSHLVVSAGDRRNAYSLVDDGMEPDSYGISVLRRGDGGGSDWLHDTLAAGDLVDVEGPRSMFAPVLDQRHALLVAGGIGVTPVLSHARALADRGGSATVVYSYRPGHAAHLADLRALAASRPRIELLEAVTVEETLAVLRAAFADQPLGTHAYACGPVPMLDSYLALGAGAGWPPGRLHLERFTAPEQDPGSPFRVLLASSRTVLDVAPGVSVLQVLADAGVEVPSMCRQGVCGECRLPVRAGVIEHRDLVLTEDERQSGEVMLCCVSRAPATTTIEVDL
- a CDS encoding heme-dependent oxidative N-demethylase family protein → MTTAPATPTSTRTSTPTSAASAEAALTPHQDALIAGFPFPFVADRYRYSTNVEPAGTSVPTPAGQWGAAVVEVDVEYRAELAERAAILRRDPGRHAVLPHMHAAAWDTLLTLLRELAAAHPDRMRLTRDPAGTGARDGWRWENDLLGVVQEFTYGDDTTLPTEPLAWIAGQVQEDIVLLDQRNDSLWGDAGVVTFAADWSFGFDVGMSFLEIHGPVPRLREMGVITRAHEFLKRLQPHQPYRRTNWTLTIGRRLDVSTELYPEWGPDRAMIADVDDATFGRLVHLRVEVQHLIRLPESAAICFLIRTYLLPLEQLATVDAWRLRTAAVLEDLPEDMADYKGIIKYRDRAAAWLRAAGPGR